From the Oxalobacter vibrioformis genome, the window TCTCCCAGACCAACCACCTTGGGAATGATGTCCTTGCCAAAATCATGGGCAGACGTGGCATCTTCCGCATCTTCTGCCAGAAGCTCATACAGATAATCCGCGTTGAACACATACACGCCCATACTGGCCAATGTCATATTCGGGTTGCCCGGCATGCTTGGCGGATTTTCCGGCTTTTCCAGAAAACCGGTTATTTTCCGGTTTTCATCCACAGCAACCACCCCGAAACCCGAGGCGTCTTCGCGTGGCACCTCAACACAGGCGACGGTACAGGCGGATTTTTTCTCCGCATGATCCAAAAGCAGCTGTGAATAATCCATCTTGTAAATATGATCCCCTGCCAGAACCAGAATATAGTCTGGCTGATAGGAGCGCAAAATCCCCATATTCTGGGAAACAGAATCGGCGGTTCCCCTGTACCAGAGTCCTTCTTCCATCTGCTGCCCGGCAGGCATCAGGTCGACAAACTCATTTTGCTCGCCGCGTAAAAAACTCCAGCCGCGCTGCAGGTGGCGGATAAGCGAATGGGGGCGATACTGGGTAATCACCCCGATCCGGCGAATGCCGGAATTAATGCAATTGGACAGGGCGAAATCGATAATGCGGAACTTTCCGCCAAAATATACCGCCGGCTTAGCGCGATTTTCCGTCAACTGCATCAGACGGCTTCCCCGTCCCCCTGCCAGGACAAGGGCAATGGTACGTCTGGGGAGCTGGCTTGCCAGCAACAGCTTGTCTACAACAAGTTTCATTCAGGCCTCCCTCGTACTTCTTGTTTTAATTGTCATAAAAAAATCAGGTAATCACAGTAGGACTTTTCATCCCGGTGTGCTCAAGAATACCGGCAGTTTCTGATGCAATGCCAATCAGATCCGCCAACGCGGCCTGCGGGTCCAGGTCATGCATATTCTTGTCGGATTCATACCGGTCAAAATAAACACGCAATGTCGCACCAACCGTACCCGTACCCGAGAGACGGAAGATAATGCGTGAACCATCAGCAAACAAAATGCGTATACCCTGTTTTTCCGAAACCGAACCATCCACCGGATCGGTATAGCTGAAATCATCTGCCCGCTCAATCACGTTTGAGCCAAAGCGCATGCCTGCCAGAGAAGGCAGTTTTTTCCGCAAGTCCGTAATGAGCGTATTGGCACGCTCAGCGTCCACGTGCTCATAATCATGCCGTGAATAGTAATTCCGGCCATAACGCGACCAGTGTTCTGCGGCCAGCGCATTGACTGATTTGCCGGTAGCGGCAATCAGGTTCAGCCAGAAAAGAATTGCCCAAAGCCCGTCTTTTTCCCGTATATGGCTCGAACTGGTTCCGTAACTTTCTTCGCCACACAAACTGATTTTGCCGGCATCCATCAGGTTGCCAAAAAACTTCCAGCCGGTGGGCGTTTCATAACAGGGAACCTTCAGTACCGCAGCCACATGATCGGCAGCCGTTGACGTTGGCATGGATCGCGCGATACCGGCAATTCCCTTGCTGTATCCCGGTATCCGGGTGGCATTGGCCGCCAAAATGGCCAGGCTGTCAGAGGGACTCACGGCAAAATGGCGTCCGACAATCATGTTGCGATCCGCATCACCATCGGTTGCTGCACCAAAATCCGGGGCATCAGACCCATTCATGATTTCAATCAGTTCATGCGCATTAACCGGATTAGGATCCGGATGATGGCCGCCAAAATCCTCAAGCGGCACCGCATTCACAACTGTTCCTTCCGGCGCACCAAGTTCACCCTCAATAATCCGGGTGGCATAGGGGCCGCATACAGCATGCATGGCATCAAAGCGCATGGTGAATCCGCCTGAGAAAAGCGAACGGATCGCATCAAAATCAAAAAGTGATTGCATCAACCCGGCATAATCAGAAACGGAATCGATGACTTCAATTTTCATCCCCTCCATTTCTGTCGTACCGATCCGGCTCAAATCGACATCGGGCGCATCGCTGATACAGTACCCGGTAATCACCTGCGAACGGGCATAGATAGCTTCAGTGATTTTTTCCGGCGCAGGGCCGCCGTTTCTGATGTTGTATTTGATGCCGAAATCCCCGTCCGGTCCGCCAGGATTATGGCTGGCCGACAGGACAATACCGCCGTATGCTTCATATTTACGAATAATGCAACTCACTGCCGGGGTAGACAGAATGCCATGTTGCCCAACGAGAACGCGTCCCCATCCATTGGCTGCCGCCATACGTAAAATCGTCTGAATGGCAACAGGATTGTAATAACGCCCATCCCCGCCAAGCACCAGCGTTTGCCCGGAAAGCCCGTCAAGTGAATCAAAGATGGACTGGACAAAATTTTCAAGATAGTGGGGTTGCTGGAAAACGGTCACTTTCTTGCGCAAACCCGATGTCCCGGGCTCCTGCCCTGCCACTGGTATTGTTGATATCGTCTGAATGGACATGTTTGCTCTCCTGTTCGAAAAAACAACCGGTAATGTCGTCTCATCAACTGAAGTCAGGACTGATGCGCTCTTATCAGTGACGCCTTAACCTATGTTATCAAGTTTAACGAGGAACTGCCAGCAGTATGGTACGAGGGTGCAAGAGCGCCTGAAACTCCAGGTGCGCTCCCTTTTCCATTTCACCATCACTATCCATCTCCAGTTGCCATCTTCCTCCTGGTAACCGGAAAACCACTTCCTGTGCTGATGCATTCATCAGTACCAGGCAATCACGTGATGCGCCATTGGTGCGAATCAAGAGCCCCATACAATAATTACTCTTGTTGTTCCATGCATCTCCCGAGATTTCACCTCCGGCACTCGACAGCCAGCGGATCGTGTAATCGGAATTGGCCAGAGCGACCGTTTCTTCCTCAAACCATCGTGAATACCCCAGCGCAGGATATTGCTTACGCAAACGGATCAGTTCACGGACATATTCCATGAAGTCCGTGTCGGCATCCTGCCAGTTCAACCAGGTAATTTCATTATCCTGACAGTACGCATTATTATTGCCCTGCTGGGTTTGCCCCAACTCATCCCCGGCTAAAATCATGGGGGTCCCCTGGGAAAACAGCAGCGTGGCCATCATGGCCCGTTTGTATTGCCCCCGCAGCGCATTCACATTGGCCCCGGTTGCCGGTCCTTCCACACCGCAATTCCAACTGTGGTTTTTGTTATGTCCGTCCCGGTTATCTTCCCCGTTTGCTTCATTATGTTTGTGGTTATAGCTGACCAGATCCTGCAGGGTGAAGCCGTCATGGGCAGTAATAAAATTGACGGAAGCCGAAGGCATGCGGCCTTCATGTCTGAAAATATCGCTTGATCCGGCAAAACGTCTGGTGAATTCCCCCAGTGTTGGCCATTGATGCAGCCAGAATGCCCGCATCGTATCGCGGTAAACATCATTCCATTCCATCCAGCCTGGCGGAAAGTATCCCAGTTGATAACCGTTTGGCCCCAGATCCCAGGGTTCGGCAATTTTCTTGACCCGTGAGAGAACAGGATCCTGCGTAATAGCCGTGAAAAAACCGGCAGTTGGGGAATACGCTTCCCTGTCCCTGCCCAGGATGGGCGCCAGATCAAAGCGGAATCCGTCGACATGCATTTCCTCAACCCAATATCTCAGCGAATCCATCACCAACTGCAATACCCTGGGATGCCCCAGATTCACGCAATTTCCGCAACCCGACCAGTCAACATACTCTGCCCGGTTATTGGGCGGCAGATGGTAGTAAACCGCATTATCAATCCCGCGAAAACTCAGCATGGAACCATCCCGGCCACCTTCGACAGTATGGTTGTAAACCACATCCAGAATCACTTCGATCCCCCGGCTGTGCAGGGCTTTGACCATATCCTTGAATTCCGAAACCGGCGTTGTCCCCGGCCGGCCGGACCAGTACCGGCTTTCCGGTGCAAAAAAACCAATCGTGGAATATCCCCAATAGTTGGAGAGCCCCATTTTCAGCAGGCGCGGCTCATCGCCACGGGCCTGAACCGGCAACAGGCTGACTGACGTAATGCCCAGATTTTCAAGATAATCCAGTACTGCCGGATGCGCCATCCCGGCATACGTTCCCTGCAACGCCGCCGGCACATCCGGATGCCGCCGGGTAAACCCTTTAACGTGGGTTTCATAAATAATCATTTCTGCAACGGGAATATCCGGACGGGCAACCCCTTCCCAATCATACACCTCATGGATAACCTGCCCTTTCAGGGCGATGGCACCCGTATCAGCCGGGCTGTCATCACGAAAATCATCTTCCCCCCTGAATTGCCCGATGACCCGCCTGGCATAGGGGTCCAAAAGCAGTTTGTTTGCATTGAAGCGGTGACCCATTTCCGGCCGGTAAGGGCCGGCAACACGATAGCCGTAGACAAGACCAGGCGAAGCCTCCGGCAGATAACCGTGCCAGATGCCTTCTTCCCGTGATGACAGCCGATAGCGTTTGACTTCATGCTGGCCGGCATCATCAAAAATACAGAGTGCAACCGACTCCGCATGGGGCGCGACCAGGGCAAAATTGATGCCTTTTCCATCCCAATGGGCGCCTAAAGGCAGATGTGAGCCAGGTTCCAGTTTGCCCAGATCGCTGAAAGCCATTCATCATTCCTTTCTTATGAACATGCAGGTCGCCAGTGGCGGCACGGTTATCTCCAATGAGAAATCATGGTGATTTGACCATACCGCCTGCGTCTGAAGCTCCCCATTGTGGATGCCGCTTCCACCATAAATATGGGCATCCGTATTGATGATTTCACGGTACCATCCGGCCCTGGGTACGCCAATCCGGTATCCGTAACGGGGAATGGGGGTGAAGTTGCACACCACCATCACAAAATCACCGTTGGCATCCCATCGAATGAAAGACACCACCGAACTATCGACATCATCATGAATGATCCATTCAAATCCTGCCGGCTCAAAATCCTGTTCGTACAGGGCAGGATAACGGGTATAGACCGCATTCAGATCGGAAATCAGGCGATGGACACCGGCATGCAGCGGGTACTGGAGCAGATGCCATTCAATACTGCCGCTGGCATCCCATTCAGCATACTGTGCAATCTCCCCTCCCATGAAAAGCAGTTTTTTCCCGGGAAAGCCCCACATGAATCCGTAATAGCAGCGCAGATTGGCAAAACGCTGCCATTCATCCCCTGGCATCTTGCCAATCAGTGAGCCCTTGCAGTGCACCACTTCATCATGCGAAAGGGGCAGAATAAAATTCTCAAACCAGGCATACATAATGCCGAAGCGCAGCTTGTCATGGTGATATTTCCGGTAGACAGAATCTTCACTCATATACGACAGCGTGTCGTTCATCCATCCCAGGTTCCATTTATAATGAAAACCCAGGCCACCATCCCAGACAGGACGGGAAACCCCCGGGAAACTGGTGGACTCCTCTGCCATCGTGACAGCTTCTTTCCTCTCGGTACCAACGATTTCATTCATTTTCCGCAAAAAGACGATGGCTTCGAGATTTTCGCGCCCACCATACTGGTTGGGAACCCATTCACCAGGCGCCCGGCTGTAGTCCCTGTAAAGCATGGAAGCAACCGCATCAACCCGCAGGCCATCTATACCGTACCGCTCTATCCAGTACAGGGCATTGCCCACCAGGTAATTGCTGACTTCTGAACGTCCATAGTTATAGATGATGCTGCCCCAGTCCTGGTGCACCCCTTCTTTCGGGTCCTCGTGTTCATAAAGGCTGGTGCCATCAAAGCGGTATAAACCATGCGCATCAGAAGGAAAATGCGCAGGCACCCAGTCAAGGATGACGCCAATGCCGTTATCGTGTGCCACATCGACAAAATCCCGGAATTCATCCGGTGTGCCAAAACGCGAGGTAACCGCATAAAGGCCAATCGGCTGATATCCCCATGACCCGTCATGCGGATGCTCGGAAATCGGCAACAGCTCAATATGGGTGAACCCCAGGTCTTTCACGTAAGGAATCAGTTCCTCTGCCAGTTCGCGATAGGTCAGCCAGCGCCAGCCATCCTTTTTCCGCCATGAGCCGAGATGCACCTCATATATACTCACCGGCGCATTCAGCGCATTCGCTTTTTTGCGATCCTCCCGTGAGGGGTAAACCTCGGGAAGCCAGTGAACAATGGACGCCGTATCCGGACGAAGCTCTGCACGAAAGGCAAAGGGATCGGCTTTCAGGAGAATGTCTCCCGACTGTGTCTTGATCTCATATTTATACAAGTCACCGGGCATGAGATGGGGGATGAATATTTCCCAGACACCACACTCCACCCGGTAGCGCATCATGTGGCGGCGGCCATCCCAATCATTGAAATCGCCGACAACAGATACCCGTCGCGCATGGGGCGCCCATACGGCAAACGTTACGCCCGGCACGCCATCAAATTCCCTGGGATGGGCGCCCATTTTTTCATAAGGGCGGTGATGCGTTCCCTCTGCCAGCAGCCAGACATCAATGTCACCCAGGACGTTGGGAAAACGATAGGTGTCTTCCATATCCTGCTCATGTGTCCCCCAGTTGACACGCAAACGATAGGCGAAAGGTTCACGGCGATCGTCAAAATACCCTTCAAACAGGGCACTGTTATTGACCCTTGGCAGGTCCATCACCACCTTTTCGCTGGCGGTATCGATAACGGAAACATGCCATGCCCCGGGAATCAGCGCACGGACAAGAAGCCGCCCCTTTTCCCTGTGCATGCCCAGGATAGAGAACGGATCGCGATGATCTCCCGCTATCAGGGCCTGCAAGGCTGAATCCGGCATGATGGTTTCTGGCATTGTCTATCCTCAAAATACAACGACCCGATGAAAAACTGCCTTTGATCAACAACGAGGTCAAGGCGACCTTATAATCAATGGTAAAACATTTTCTCCGGGAAAAATGATATTCCGGAGCAACTTTTTTGTTTTTTCTGTATGTTTTATGACAGGCTTCAGCCAAAACAGAATGAAATGCCGGAAAACTACATATCCTGGTATTCCGGGCCATCACCGCCCTCAGGCGCAACCCAGATGATGTTTTCGGTCGGGTCCTTGATATCGCAGGTCTTGCAGTGCAGGCAATTGGACGCATTGATACGAAGATGAGGTGTTCCCGTCTCGTCCGTAACAAATTCATAGACCGCCGCGGGGCAATACCGTGATTCCGGCCCGGCATACTTTGCCAGATTAACCGCAACCGGCACCTGCTCATTCTTGAGCAGCAGGTGCGATGGCTGATTTTCTTCATGGTGGGTGCCGGAAAGATAAAGTGACGACAGCATGGCATTTTCCGGTACACCATCCTGATCGTATGACAACCGGCGGCTGGATGCGGCAGGCTTGAGGCTTGCATGATCCGGCTGGTGGCGGTGAAGTGTCCAGGGTGCCTTTCCACGCAGGACAACCTGATCAAGGCCAAACATGAAACTGCCCGGCAGCAATCCTTTGCCCATCCAGGGTTTGAAATTCCGGGCGCGGTAGAGTTCTTCATACAGCCAGGATTGGCGGAAAAGGCGGGGAAACGCCTTGAGCACATCCTGCTTACGTCCGGCACACAGCGCTTCAAAAGCGGCTTCAGCGGCGAGCATGCCTGACTTGATCGCTGTATGGATACCCTTCAGACTGGCACCATTCATGAATCCTGCGCAGCAGCCCACCAACACGCCTCCGGGGAAAACCGGTTCCGGCAATGCCTGCAGGCCGCCCGCTGCCAGCGCTCTTGCGCCATATTCCAGGCATTTCCCCTCCTTGAGGAAAACAGCAATAGCCGGATGGGTCTTGAGCCGCTGAAATTCGCTGTAAGGCGAAAGATAGGGGTTGTCATAAGCCAGTCCGACCATCAAGCCGACCGCAACCCGATTGCCCGGCATATGATACAGAAAACCACCGCCGTATGTTGCATGGTCAAGCGGCCATCCCGCGGTATGAATGACAAGACCAGGCTTATGGTCTTCGGGAGGTACCTGCCATATTTCTTTCAGGCTGAGGGCATACCCCTGCGGATCGCGCCCCTTATCCAGGGAAAACTGCGAAACGAGCTGCTGTCCCAGTTGTCCGCGTGCACCTTCAGCAAAAAATGTATATGATGCAAAAATCTCAACGCCTGGCTGATACCGTGATGTCTTCCTGCCATCCCGCCCGATTCCCATGGCACCAGTCGCCACGCCTTTAACACTGCCATTTTCCGAATAGAGGATTTCTGTTGCGGCAAATCCCGAAAAGACATCCACCCCCAGTATTTCGGCCTGCTCGGCAAGCCAGCGCACCAAACGCGACAGCGAGAGCACATGGTTCCCTGTATTTTTCAGCGAATGGGGCAAGAGCATATCCGGAAGCGGAAAAGCCTTCCCCTGTGTAAGAAAGGAAAAGCGGTTCGCAGAGACAGGAACGGACGCGGGCGCGCCCTTTTTTTCCCAGCCCGGCAGCAGCTCATCCAAAGCCTTTGGATCCATGATCGCGCCAGAAATAATATGCGCTCCCGGTTCGGACCCTTTTTCCAGTACACAGACAGACAGCGCCCGTTCACTTTCAGCGGCAAGCTGTTTCAGGCGAATGGCAGCCGCCAGGCCGGCAGGGCCGGCACCGACAATCACAATGTCGTAATCCATTGTGTCTCGTGACTCTGAGAGGTTCTGTTTGTTTTCAGCCATTTTTACCTGGTCAAACCATTTACTCCAACGTCATTTTTATCCG encodes:
- the glgC gene encoding glucose-1-phosphate adenylyltransferase, translated to MKLVVDKLLLASQLPRRTIALVLAGGRGSRLMQLTENRAKPAVYFGGKFRIIDFALSNCINSGIRRIGVITQYRPHSLIRHLQRGWSFLRGEQNEFVDLMPAGQQMEEGLWYRGTADSVSQNMGILRSYQPDYILVLAGDHIYKMDYSQLLLDHAEKKSACTVACVEVPREDASGFGVVAVDENRKITGFLEKPENPPSMPGNPNMTLASMGVYVFNADYLYELLAEDAEDATSAHDFGKDIIPKVVGLGEAMAHYFSMSCVPPSSLVRPYWRDVGTVDAFWSSNLDLTSNMPELNLYDEDWPIWTYQEQEPPAKFVPDPHGMDGVISNTMVSGGCIICGSKISNTVLFSKVRVNPFCNVDQSVVLPDVEIGQGSRIKKAIIDRGCRIPEGTVIGEDHELDAQRFYRTPNGVVLVTDEMLAKHYNFEHVPRVE
- the glgB gene encoding 1,4-alpha-glucan branching protein GlgB translates to MPETIMPDSALQALIAGDHRDPFSILGMHREKGRLLVRALIPGAWHVSVIDTASEKVVMDLPRVNNSALFEGYFDDRREPFAYRLRVNWGTHEQDMEDTYRFPNVLGDIDVWLLAEGTHHRPYEKMGAHPREFDGVPGVTFAVWAPHARRVSVVGDFNDWDGRRHMMRYRVECGVWEIFIPHLMPGDLYKYEIKTQSGDILLKADPFAFRAELRPDTASIVHWLPEVYPSREDRKKANALNAPVSIYEVHLGSWRKKDGWRWLTYRELAEELIPYVKDLGFTHIELLPISEHPHDGSWGYQPIGLYAVTSRFGTPDEFRDFVDVAHDNGIGVILDWVPAHFPSDAHGLYRFDGTSLYEHEDPKEGVHQDWGSIIYNYGRSEVSNYLVGNALYWIERYGIDGLRVDAVASMLYRDYSRAPGEWVPNQYGGRENLEAIVFLRKMNEIVGTERKEAVTMAEESTSFPGVSRPVWDGGLGFHYKWNLGWMNDTLSYMSEDSVYRKYHHDKLRFGIMYAWFENFILPLSHDEVVHCKGSLIGKMPGDEWQRFANLRCYYGFMWGFPGKKLLFMGGEIAQYAEWDASGSIEWHLLQYPLHAGVHRLISDLNAVYTRYPALYEQDFEPAGFEWIIHDDVDSSVVSFIRWDANGDFVMVVCNFTPIPRYGYRIGVPRAGWYREIINTDAHIYGGSGIHNGELQTQAVWSNHHDFSLEITVPPLATCMFIRKE
- a CDS encoding electron transfer flavoprotein-ubiquinone oxidoreductase yields the protein MDYDIVIVGAGPAGLAAAIRLKQLAAESERALSVCVLEKGSEPGAHIISGAIMDPKALDELLPGWEKKGAPASVPVSANRFSFLTQGKAFPLPDMLLPHSLKNTGNHVLSLSRLVRWLAEQAEILGVDVFSGFAATEILYSENGSVKGVATGAMGIGRDGRKTSRYQPGVEIFASYTFFAEGARGQLGQQLVSQFSLDKGRDPQGYALSLKEIWQVPPEDHKPGLVIHTAGWPLDHATYGGGFLYHMPGNRVAVGLMVGLAYDNPYLSPYSEFQRLKTHPAIAVFLKEGKCLEYGARALAAGGLQALPEPVFPGGVLVGCCAGFMNGASLKGIHTAIKSGMLAAEAAFEALCAGRKQDVLKAFPRLFRQSWLYEELYRARNFKPWMGKGLLPGSFMFGLDQVVLRGKAPWTLHRHQPDHASLKPAASSRRLSYDQDGVPENAMLSSLYLSGTHHEENQPSHLLLKNEQVPVAVNLAKYAGPESRYCPAAVYEFVTDETGTPHLRINASNCLHCKTCDIKDPTENIIWVAPEGGDGPEYQDM
- the glgX gene encoding glycogen debranching protein GlgX — encoded protein: MAFSDLGKLEPGSHLPLGAHWDGKGINFALVAPHAESVALCIFDDAGQHEVKRYRLSSREEGIWHGYLPEASPGLVYGYRVAGPYRPEMGHRFNANKLLLDPYARRVIGQFRGEDDFRDDSPADTGAIALKGQVIHEVYDWEGVARPDIPVAEMIIYETHVKGFTRRHPDVPAALQGTYAGMAHPAVLDYLENLGITSVSLLPVQARGDEPRLLKMGLSNYWGYSTIGFFAPESRYWSGRPGTTPVSEFKDMVKALHSRGIEVILDVVYNHTVEGGRDGSMLSFRGIDNAVYYHLPPNNRAEYVDWSGCGNCVNLGHPRVLQLVMDSLRYWVEEMHVDGFRFDLAPILGRDREAYSPTAGFFTAITQDPVLSRVKKIAEPWDLGPNGYQLGYFPPGWMEWNDVYRDTMRAFWLHQWPTLGEFTRRFAGSSDIFRHEGRMPSASVNFITAHDGFTLQDLVSYNHKHNEANGEDNRDGHNKNHSWNCGVEGPATGANVNALRGQYKRAMMATLLFSQGTPMILAGDELGQTQQGNNNAYCQDNEITWLNWQDADTDFMEYVRELIRLRKQYPALGYSRWFEEETVALANSDYTIRWLSSAGGEISGDAWNNKSNYCMGLLIRTNGASRDCLVLMNASAQEVVFRLPGGRWQLEMDSDGEMEKGAHLEFQALLHPRTILLAVPR
- a CDS encoding alpha-D-glucose phosphate-specific phosphoglucomutase produces the protein MSIQTISTIPVAGQEPGTSGLRKKVTVFQQPHYLENFVQSIFDSLDGLSGQTLVLGGDGRYYNPVAIQTILRMAAANGWGRVLVGQHGILSTPAVSCIIRKYEAYGGIVLSASHNPGGPDGDFGIKYNIRNGGPAPEKITEAIYARSQVITGYCISDAPDVDLSRIGTTEMEGMKIEVIDSVSDYAGLMQSLFDFDAIRSLFSGGFTMRFDAMHAVCGPYATRIIEGELGAPEGTVVNAVPLEDFGGHHPDPNPVNAHELIEIMNGSDAPDFGAATDGDADRNMIVGRHFAVSPSDSLAILAANATRIPGYSKGIAGIARSMPTSTAADHVAAVLKVPCYETPTGWKFFGNLMDAGKISLCGEESYGTSSSHIREKDGLWAILFWLNLIAATGKSVNALAAEHWSRYGRNYYSRHDYEHVDAERANTLITDLRKKLPSLAGMRFGSNVIERADDFSYTDPVDGSVSEKQGIRILFADGSRIIFRLSGTGTVGATLRVYFDRYESDKNMHDLDPQAALADLIGIASETAGILEHTGMKSPTVIT